A stretch of Glandiceps talaboti chromosome 18, keGlaTala1.1, whole genome shotgun sequence DNA encodes these proteins:
- the LOC144449738 gene encoding vitamin K epoxide reductase complex subunit 1-like protein 1, which translates to MVKHIKQIPAWQNVARSLLCVAGLLLSSYALYVETSKGADSDYTAMCDISVTISCSKVFTSKYGRGFGLVEPLLGKDSALNIPNSIFGLIFYLLQFILGQFVHPTSSLVLVLTSVLSNLGSVYLAYILYFVLQDACVVCISTYAVNAGLLVLNLLHRRNVNKGVKKKKV; encoded by the exons ATGGTAAAACATATCAAGCAAATACCAGCATGGCAAAACGTCGCACGTTCTCTGCTGTGTGTGGCAGGACTGCTGCTTTCCAGCTATGCTTTGTACGTGGAGACCTCCAAAGGTGCTGACAGCGACTACACAGCAATGTGTGATATCAGTGTTACAATCAGCTGTTCCAAAGTGTTCACATCCAA GTATGGTAGAGGATTTGGTCTAGTGGAACCTTTACTTGGCAaagacagcgccctcaacattCCAAACAGTATATTTGGATTAATCTTCTACTTACTACAGTTTATATTAG GTCAATTCGTCCACCCAACATCGTCGCTAGTACTGGTTCTGACGTCAGTATTATCCAACTTAGGTTCTGTATACTTGGCATATATACTCTACTTCGTACTTCAAGATGCGTGTGTTGTCTGTATATCCACCTATGCTGTAAATGCTGGGCTTCTTGTCCTAAATCTCCTACATAGAAGGAATGTTAATAAAGGTGTAAAGAAGAAGAAAGTATAA